In Microcoleus sp. FACHB-672, one DNA window encodes the following:
- the amt gene encoding ammonium transporter codes for MFKKVLTGIIALWILVIPLMGNVLSQDEPTPEPAATELLTPASPSAEQTVPATPSPAISAPATSTEPPVAPADATRQQETVAAETADSPIDTGDTAFMLICSALVLLMTPGLAFFYGGLVRSRNVLNTMMMSLLLMAVVGVTWTLWGYSLAFAPTSVIPGVNPGDAATVNANPIIGSLNWFGLNNVAFDQPDPVGYAPTIPHQVFMVYQMMFAIITPALISGAIVERISFKAYFWFILLWSTLIYSPLAHWVWGKGWLGAIGDLDFAGGTVVHISSGVSAVVAAWMIGPRKSFMVRPAAPHNVPYVLLGIGLLWFGWFGFNAGSALAAGGLATVAFVATMVSASAGGLTWLLWEWILRGKPTAIGIASGFLAGLVGITPAAGYVTPLGALLIGSITAICCFYAVSLRAKWQFDDSLDTFPIHGVGGTVGALLTGLFATKAVNAAGDNGLFFNNPSQLVEQIIAIVATYVFAGVGTFVILKFLGSFMELRVKPVVEDQGVDINEHGEEGYGEEFGSGLSFTKE; via the coding sequence GTGTTTAAAAAGGTACTAACCGGCATCATCGCACTGTGGATACTCGTGATCCCCCTGATGGGAAATGTCCTTTCCCAAGATGAACCCACTCCAGAGCCGGCGGCGACAGAACTGCTCACTCCTGCCAGCCCTTCGGCTGAACAAACTGTTCCAGCTACTCCCTCACCGGCAATATCCGCGCCGGCAACGTCTACCGAGCCGCCAGTCGCTCCAGCAGATGCAACTCGCCAACAAGAAACGGTTGCAGCAGAAACCGCAGACTCTCCTATCGACACAGGCGATACCGCCTTTATGTTAATCTGCTCAGCTCTAGTCCTACTGATGACGCCTGGACTGGCGTTTTTCTATGGAGGACTGGTACGCTCTCGCAACGTACTCAATACTATGATGATGAGCCTACTCCTGATGGCTGTCGTCGGAGTGACCTGGACGCTGTGGGGTTACAGTCTTGCCTTCGCCCCAACTTCAGTGATACCTGGTGTGAACCCTGGAGATGCCGCTACTGTCAACGCCAACCCAATTATTGGGAGCTTAAACTGGTTTGGCTTGAATAACGTGGCATTCGACCAACCCGATCCAGTTGGCTATGCGCCAACGATTCCGCATCAGGTGTTCATGGTTTACCAGATGATGTTTGCCATTATCACGCCGGCGCTGATCTCTGGGGCGATTGTGGAGCGGATAAGTTTTAAAGCCTATTTCTGGTTTATCCTCCTGTGGTCAACCTTAATCTACTCTCCTTTGGCTCACTGGGTTTGGGGTAAAGGCTGGCTCGGTGCGATTGGAGATTTAGACTTTGCCGGCGGCACAGTTGTCCATATCAGTTCCGGTGTTTCTGCGGTGGTTGCTGCTTGGATGATTGGGCCACGCAAAAGCTTTATGGTGCGACCGGCAGCCCCCCATAATGTGCCTTATGTCTTATTGGGAATTGGGTTGCTGTGGTTTGGTTGGTTTGGGTTTAATGCCGGCAGCGCTTTAGCAGCCGGTGGTTTAGCAACCGTTGCTTTTGTGGCGACAATGGTTTCCGCCTCTGCCGGTGGTCTAACTTGGCTACTGTGGGAATGGATACTGAGAGGCAAGCCAACTGCCATCGGTATTGCTAGCGGCTTTCTGGCGGGATTGGTCGGTATTACCCCAGCAGCAGGATATGTCACTCCTCTAGGAGCTCTCCTCATTGGATCAATTACGGCAATTTGTTGTTTCTATGCGGTCAGCCTGCGAGCGAAGTGGCAATTTGATGATTCTTTAGACACCTTTCCCATTCACGGTGTTGGTGGGACTGTCGGGGCGCTTCTAACAGGTCTCTTTGCCACAAAAGCGGTTAACGCTGCTGGAGACAACGGCTTGTTTTTCAATAACCCGTCGCAGTTGGTTGAACAAATTATCGCTATCGTCGCCACCTATGTTTTTGCAGGTGTTGGCACCTTTGTTATTCTCAAATTTCTAGGATCATTCATGGAACTGCGAGTTAAGCCGGTCGTTGAAGACCAAGGTGTGGATATCAACGAACATGGTGAAGAAGGTTATGGTGAAGAATTTGGTTCTGGGCTGAGCTTCACTAAGGAGTAA
- a CDS encoding DUF4179 domain-containing protein: MKEKTMFLEKVKRNRLWLGLVAIATVLLLAVSGSIFNSPATASKPPSILAKVSPADPSFVAVQNLGERYGCYSLGNASFNGSEPVTKAEFVQTLSACLDSIA; this comes from the coding sequence GTGAAAGAAAAAACAATGTTCCTTGAAAAAGTAAAAAGAAACCGACTGTGGCTGGGTTTAGTTGCAATTGCGACTGTGTTGCTGTTAGCAGTAAGTGGTAGCATTTTTAACTCGCCGGCTACTGCTAGCAAACCCCCCAGCATCTTGGCTAAGGTTTCACCGGCTGACCCCTCTTTTGTAGCAGTGCAAAATTTAGGAGAACGCTACGGTTGCTATTCTTTGGGCAATGCCAGTTTTAATGGCAGCGAACCTGTGACAAAAGCTGAATTTGTCCAAACTCTGAGTGCTTGCCTAGACAGCATCGCTTAA